ATACAGCTAGAAAGTAAATAACTAACCACATTTTTCCAACTGAGAATAATGGTTTCTATATATATTGCTATGATAAGGCTTTACAGGTGAGGCTAAAATAAATACGCAATGCAAAGATCTGTGCCATTGCTAACAAGGTTACGTCCCATCTACACAAAGTGGGTTTTCAAGGCATTTATTGTGCACAGGGAAACCACACTCATCACCATGCATTGTGCGCTAGATCCAGTTGTCAGTGCAAGTCACCACACGCCATTGTGAGtttgtgtgaatttaaaaaaaaaaaaaaaaaaaagaaaaaaaaaaaaaaggaggggtcCTGGATTACTCTTTTCAAGCCAAGCCATATTAACCCAATGCAGATCCCTCAGTGGGAAAACAACTGTTACAAATGTCCCAACACCTGGCTAGTGACAATCAAAATATGTCACCTGTTACATCAACTCAGTGTCCAGCCAGCTGAGTCAACTCCCCGAACCAAATAATCATCCAATATTGATCCTCTACTTGACAAATTACCTTCAACAGACGGCTATTTGTTGAACAATTCACGCGTTCTCTGAGCTCCAGGACCCCGTTAGTACAGTCAATATGCAGCATTGCATgcaagataaataaaaatatacaaaccaGTCTCCACTTGAGGCTGCTGCATCTCCTGCTCAGTGACTGGGACCGTTTCTGTGGCTTCACCAGGCATGGTTGCTGGTGAGAAAAAATGAAGTAAAGACaattaaatttaagactttGTAAAATACTACACACAATGTAATTTAATACATTATTCACTGTCATGCTGTTCTAAGAATGAGAGAAAACCAGTAGGGACAAAAAGGCCTACAATTATTTATGAAGTACAAACACGTACAACTTACAATTAATGTTACTGTCTACAGCTGGAAAGAGGAAATATTCAAGACCTTTAGACAGGAAATGTAAGATTCTTTAAAACCTGCTAAGGCCTTTTCTGTTGAGGGAACTCAAggtttttaaagacttttcaaGACCTGTAGATGCAAATTACCcatttcctgctgtttttaCAGATATAGCTGATGTAAACAACCCTTTGACAGCATCAGaaatcaacacaaacaactaaaaaaagTTAGTTTTGGGTGATAACAGGTTccaattctttatttttttcccccaattcTGATAGTATAAGGTAGTAAATTGTGATTTATTGCTGCACATCTCTTGTATGTACTGTCATATTCAACAACTTTACTAGCATTAATATCATGAGAATGATTTAGACAAAGTATCAAGTAAAGACAGCAATGGGAGAAGTACTCAGCTCCCATACTTCAGTAATGTCAGcagtacaaatgtaaaaatacaccacTATGAGTAGAAATCCTATATTCAACATTGTATagaacagtggttctcaaactttttcacgtcaTGGACCCCCTACGCTGACATGAATTAcaccacagacccccatttaATAAGATTTAATACCAGAGTCCCCCGTCTGATAAGATTTGAGCTTTTTAGATATTTCAtcacagaaagtgtatgaaacccatgaccaaaatagtcatatatCCTATCACTGTTACTTATgaatggaattatagtgaaaataaattattccccattttgctggggaccccctaAAAAACCCCTGGGGGTCCCGGGACCCCACTTTAAAAACCACTGTTAAAGAGAACACATAATTCAATGCTGTTAGGACTTTTAAGACCTGCAGATACAAACTTCTTGTAGTAATTTGGGATAGCTTCTTTAGCACAATAACACTGAGTGGGTTAGCCAATTCTCACGTTGACTCTCAGTTGACAGAACTAGTTGAACAGGTGACCACGCTTTAGCCTGAGAGCTCAGTCTGTATTACAGCGACGTTTAACTGAGCTGATGTTAGGATCTGTCAGCTTCAACAGAGGAAAGCTATCAATTAATAAGCAAATATAACATCACATTCCCCACAATCTGAACTCATCAAAGTAACCAGCCAGTTGTCACACAGTTCACTGCGGCCCTGACAGGCTGCTAAGGAGCTGGTAGTCATGATGTTCGCCCATTTTGAACCGGTAATCGGCGGTACAACGGCACAAATATCACCGCATAGAGAAACGAAATGTAAATAATAGCTACACCGGCCTGATGACCGCTGTTTACTTAAACGTATGAAACCGTTGGTACGGACGGTAATATGTGAAAAATAGCTGGATGATATTGGATTATCAGCGGAGATACTCACCGACTTGGGACGTTATATCCAAGATGGCTGTGAGAGAGAACTTCTAACCTCCGTTTCTCGGTAATATCCGGTTTAGGGCCGCATCTTCTTCTTCCGGGTTACTTAAAGGGACACAGACTCATTTTTGTAACCATAGAAATTACAATCCTTTTTCATACAGTGGCACTgaagtgcaaaacacaacaacatttcacaaaacacaacaatatttgaggaaacaacaatatttcagaaatgttgatgttttttgtgaaatgttatgttttgtgaaatgtcactgtgttttgagaaatgttgtgttttgcacctcaggaCCACCacacttttatatttaattatactAGCCTACTTCATGAGTCTAGCCACACTATCTCTGTAGGGCATAGCAGTgcttaagctaaatgctaacattagcatgctaacacgcttacaatgacaatgctaaaatgctgatgttttgcagGTATACCACGTTTACCATGTTAAagttgagatgaaatgaaaaatgcctttttaaccgTTTTAGATCACATCCCCAGTGATATtgtgcacctatttaacaatacatggcaaaaaatataacaaaaaaatgttttctttgtatttttatatcaaaatccaatcatgttttccatctgtaaaacaaaatatgacgtgTGCTTACGTGggcttgaaccaaccaattTCAACCGATAATAGCATGAgatccacccatcaatcaatctttaacTTTTAGCGGCACAGAGTTCAGATTCATTAAGATGCCCAGGTttcaatgttcaaatcaaaATCCTCCCAACGTTATGTCCCACCTGTCTATCCTGTTTCACCCAGAAATACATCACAATGCAGAAGTTAGATACTCTTGAAATGACGTTTTATCCGAACTTTAAAGCGTAttagctaacatttgctaattagtgctaattagcactaaatcCAAAGTACAGTTGATGCTGATGGGAAtggcatttgtttttatttggtcaGAAACCAAACTACATGACAAATAATTACAAATTGGACCCGATGATGGCAGTTAATGTTTAAGTTaggaatcaccaaagttattagcCACAATTCAGCCTGAAGTGGCCAAGAACAGTCTGTAGGCTACTTCATAATTCAGACAGggaaacaatatttcatttatttttttcactgtgctcattcaaatttattttggaTAGATATACAAAACTTTATGAAAAGGAAAATGGGTAGTAATGTACAGAttgatgttttgttatttgtttaaatatttttattaagaaatatggcgcatgagaagagaaaacaatgtCACTTCAACAATGAGAATCACagttaaaacacagaaacatattgATAATactatggtgttcctcagccttgccaagtctctggaactcttctggaggggtgaacaccattcttcaaaaagatattccctcatttcgtgttttgatgatggtggtggagagcggtGTCTAACACGTTAGTCCTAAATCTCTCATAGGTGTTCAagtgggttgagatctggtgactgtgaaggccacagcatatgattcacatcattttcatactcattaaACCACTCAGTGACCCCTCGCATCCTGTGcagcattgtcatcctggaagagaccactcccatcaggatagaaatgtttcttCATAGGATAAAGCAGATCACTCAGAActctgtattgatttgcagtgacccttcccccTAAAGGtacaagtggacccaaaccatgccagcaaaatggcCCCCAAAGCATACCAGAGCCACTGtttcccctcactgtaggggtcaagcattcaggcttgtactggtttttcctttaatttgtcacctgtatgtatatcattctgcacagtgaagctcaaaccttcaactgtaggaacaagaacaaaaacacatttttgagtggtgAGGGACTTTAAGTGAAGGATTTACTTATTCCACAACAGGCCATTTTTGGGCTGTTTGGAACTGAATTCAAtgcttttaaagacttttcaagacctgcagataCTAATTACCTGTTTCCTGCTATTTTTACAGATATAGCTGATGTAAACAACCATTTAACAGCATCAGAAATcaacacaaacaagaaaacttATAGTCTTGGGAGATAACAGATTCCAATCTTGTTTTCTGCAAGTTTGGTGGTGTAAGGTAGTgaactgtgatttatttttcaatcaCAGTGGCATCATTAACTTGCCTGCTGCACATCTTTTGTATGTACTGTCATATTCAACAATTTTACTGGCATTAATATCATGAGAATGAATTAGCCTAAGTATCAAGTAAGAAGGATGGCGATATGAGAAGTATCCAGCTCCTGTACTTGAGTAATATTAGCAAtacaaaggtaaaaaaaaccaCCACTACGAGTAGAAAGCCTACATTCAACATCGTATTAAGTACGcatattatcagcaaaatgcacTTTTACAGCAAAAGTACTCATATGCAAAAAATGGCTCCTGTAAGTCATATATCCTTATAGActattttattgaaatatcttcATTTATGCGTTAAtgtgtaagtagcattttaattatataattagtTAAGGTGGAGCTAATTTCAACTACTTAATATACTGTTGGGTTGTTTAATCTAAATCGTGTTttgtatgattttatttttttgtattttaaaaatgaatctgcaaACTATGGTGAACAAATTAATGTAATGGAGTAAACGTATAATGTTTCCCTCTTTAACGTAGTGGAGTAttaatataaagtagcataaaatggacaGTGGTGGAatttaataattacatttactcaagtagtGTACTTATATATACATTTGAGGTACTTACGCTACTTTATACTCCACTGTATTTcaaagagaaatattgtactttttactccggcacatttatttgacagttcaAGTTACCATTTACTTTTCAGAAtgagcttataaaatatgatgcatcgTTACAGatttaataatcaaaatatataaaatagttaaaatttgTTCCACCTTGGCcaactacaacaataaaatgctaCTTCAACATCctgtaatatataaaaatgtaatagttaATATATCTCTCACAGGCGACATTGATATTTATAATGCAGGacttatatatgtatttatattgcagtattgctacttttacttaaggatCTGAGTATCCAAGTACCAAAGACCTATCAAAATTGTAATAGAACACAAATGTTCTTACAGTCAACTGCAGGAAATCAACACAGAATGATATAATAGAAGAAATGCTCTATACATTAACCTAGATAATATTAATCTGTAGGATAAAggtaagaaattaaaaaaaaacctctggtAAAACAAGAGACCCTATTTAAACCTTAATACATATCAACTGAAATTTTACAACGTACAGGTAATATGTAACCCTTCACTGGCACAACAAACTGCTTGTTCTTCCAGATAATTTGATTTAAGTGGAAAGACTAAAGCTGCAAAACCTCTTCTgttctgtaaaaaaacaactgggAGTCAAAGTTTTGAAAGAGATGAGTAtcaaatttattttcacaactgACTGTACAATAGCAACATGTAGGCAACTGGTagacaaacaatacaaaattgtcattttacaacaaaaatcTGCAGTAAGAAAGAGAGGATTATTATAAAATAGATTTAGATGAAATAATTGTTTATCAGAAACAAATGGCAACATTTCATTCCACCACCACACAAAGCCCCAAAAAACAGGACGGTTTGCATCATCATCCACATGAAGTAATAGGTAGCTAGAGACAGTGCCTGCTCAGAATATCACTTCCTGATTACTGATCCAGCTCAGAATTCCTTCTGAAGAtctaaaagagagaaaagaaacaagaaaattgaATACATAAATTAATGGAGATGCTTTCCTCCTTTCACcacataaaactaaaacttaCCGCTCTTTCTGAGAAGTTCTCCTTTCCACGTACGAGCCATTCCATCCAGAAACTGATCAAAGTGTTTCACATATTTCGCCAGGCTGGTTCTTTTGTAATCTGTGAAGAAACGTAATCAGTAAGCTGAAACATTAAtttgctcagttttttttaggaaaaaaaaccaaaactattaTAATTGAGCTTTATAGATTGATATATACATAGATTGATAGAGGActttattaatcattattattaataataataataataataataataataataataagaagaagaagaagaagaagaagaagaagaagaagaagaagaaatacaactAAATAGactaaatgaaatataaaaataaatagaataaaataaaatagaagagACTAAAGATGGAACAAAAATTTGACTATACTATGTAATATAACTATAAACTATATAATAATGCAAGAATGATGGAGTAATTCCTATCCTATCTTCCTATAGGAAGAGTAGGCAGATGAGGCCTCATTAATCTGTTCAGaacatatttcatgtttaacTCTATTGTAATAGTTAAAATAGGAAATTAAATCAAGGTTCAGCAGGTCATTGTTTTAACACATTTGCCACATTTTGCTTGATTATACTTATTGTGAACCAACTCAtaactttaagaaaaaaaatcttgtgtgtttttagtaTTTTCTCAGGCACCTCTGATCTTCCGTCTCTCTGCTGCATCCTTCTCATTTTCCTTCTCCTTGTCATCATCcaccttctcttcctcttcgcCTGTCCTTGGCCGATCCAACTCTTCACAGATCAGActagaaaaaaaagttataacaTCAGCTCTGACGAGTATCAAACTCTACACACAGCAGAATATGAGACATTTAATTATCAAATACCTGATTGTGGGCACAGCAAAAGGATCAAACGTATCTAGTTCTTTGAGATCCATGGGAACGGAGATGCGCCCTGGCCAGAGTTAAAAGAGATAGACCACAGTGAGACTCAGCCATTTTGTCAGCGGTGTATCCAACATGCTGTCCTGATTAAATGTTATTAGGTCTATGCTCACCTGTTTTGGGATGCACGCTGAAGGGGCTCTTCAACAAATGGTTCACCCCTTTACTGACATTCACATCGAGCCGCGGGTAACAATACTGCAGCATGATTTCTTTCTCAAAGTGCTGGCCCTTCTTGGCAGTGGCCTGGAGGAAGAAAGATTGTATCATGTTTGTAATAAATCTTCTtcaaatgtgtataaaatgtgttaaataacTGTAACTGCGAGAAGGATTACCAACCTGTTTCCTAGCAGCGTGTTCTTTGACCAGTTTCCAACGAATCTCAGGTTTCTTCTCATTTTTGAAGTCCTGCTGCACTTCATTTCTAACATGTAAGAGCTGAGTTAAGGGTCAAATCCACACGTTTTCACAAAGATTTCTGCATAGTGGCgactcattttttaaacaacagaaaaagcaatTGTACGCCTATATCTGAATCATatctgagagaaagaaaatgcagtttttgtcAATCCTGAGATACATATGTAACACGTTGTGAAAAGGATATCTTCAGGCATGAGGGCCAGCACTTTGTCTACAGATTCCTTGCGGCCCAGTATGTCCTGTTCCTGCAGTGCGTACTGGGGAAAGTAATGCTCCACCACTGCCAAAGACTCTCTGTTGAGATTAAAGGTACAGCTGAAGCCGCAGAACCCGACAGAGGCAACAACATCGATAACAGTCTATGCAGTTAGAGATCAACatcaaaacaacacatggaTACCTGATAAAAGGATGAATTGGATCTGTCAGCACTACTTTCTTCACTGTGTCATCACCGCCCTGTAAAAATACCAGTGATCAGTATATCACATCTCAAATATTAACTCTGGCTTTGTACATACATTTCTActaaactaaatgaaaatgaaccCAAACTGAGTTTAAAACTTCTAAGttatgtctttattattatcacaCTAAACACTGTGGTCATACCCAGTAACGCCTGTTAAATATAGCAGACGAATAAAGTTCATTAAAGAGGAATGTCACTGCTGTAAATaggatgatttcttaaaactaggtcccttgtgtagtagaaatgtgcaattctTTTCCAAATTGGAGCCTTATGACTAGGGAAAATTAAGAGAATTGCTGTAGATTCCCACATTTTGCTTCATCTGGCAGACTTTTGCAGCTGGATGAAGAGGGATATTTTAATACAGGGAAGACAGAGGAAAGTTTAATGTCATTTATATATAGGTACTTCCCACATTAGAACCATAGAAATCAACTTAAAGATCAGTGAAGTTGCTCTATAACAACATAATTTTTGGCAGCAATCGCAGTCGACTAAAGGAATAAAGGATTCTGGGTCAGTACACATCTATCATCTCATTCCTCACAGCTCTGAAAAACCAAAGTGCTGCTCTTGAGTGTGTTATCTAAAATACTGGTACCTTAACCAGGCTGAGGTATTCTGCCACTGCAGAGCGTGCTGCCACAGAGAGCTTCCTGGCAGCTTCATCACACACCCAGCAATGCACTCCTCTTCTGCCAGAATAAACCCACAGGAGGTGCTGGAAACCAAAGTCGTCTGGAATATCACACAAGTGTATGACGCTGATTATGCCTGCTTTCAAAGTCACCTTTCCACAGATTACACTTAATAAAAATTCGAGAGAACATGAGTATATAGTAAGGCTGCATGTAACGATCATTGTCAGtgtcaattaatctgtcaatcattttctagattaatctattagttgaTAAAATtcgataaaatgtcagaaaatggtgaaaaatgtcgatcactgctactcaaagcccaagatgcaacctcaaatgtcttgttttgtcccaaccagcagtccacaatccaaaaatattcagtttactttcattgactaaagaaagcagaaaatattcaaatttaagaAGTTGAAATCAGAGAATCGACTGAAAACAATGAATCAGCtataaaaatagttgttgattaaaTTTCTGTCAATCACTGCAGCCCTAATAGATAATagccaacaaaaaaacaaacaaacaaatgaaaaacaaacctcGAAGAGCTCGATCCAGGATACGTATAGCGACTGTCATCAGGGTCCAGCACTTGGAGCAAATGTCTGCAGCACTAAAATTGAAAACTTCAGTGTTATCTCAGTGATGTGACTGTGGGGATATTTTGAATTATTAGGTCAAGGTGACGTGGAATAAAGTGGTTGTTTACAGTCATTCCAAACATCAGTCAACAAAACGCACCACATAAATTAATTTACCTGCAACAGCTTCTGACAT
This window of the Thunnus albacares chromosome 5, fThuAlb1.1, whole genome shotgun sequence genome carries:
- the prim1 gene encoding DNA primase small subunit; translation: MPLALTSSSDYDPACLPDLLPLYYRRLFPFSQYYRWLNYGGVQKNYFTNREFSFTLKDDIYVRYQSFSTQNELEKEMQKMNPYKIDIGAIYSHRPNQHNTVKSGTFQALEKELVFDIDMTDYDDVRSCCSAADICSKCWTLMTVAIRILDRALRDDFGFQHLLWVYSGRRGVHCWVCDEAARKLSVAARSAVAEYLSLVKGGDDTVKKVVLTDPIHPFIRESLAVVEHYFPQYALQEQDILGRKESVDKVLALMPEDVRNEVQQDFKNEKKPEIRWKLVKEHAARKQATAKKGQHFEKEIMLQYCYPRLDVNVSKGVNHLLKSPFSVHPKTGRISVPMDLKELDTFDPFAVPTISLICEELDRPRTGEEEEKVDDDKEKENEKDAAERRKIRDYKRTSLAKYVKHFDQFLDGMARTWKGELLRKSDLQKEF